One Paraburkholderia kururiensis DNA window includes the following coding sequences:
- a CDS encoding DUF1345 domain-containing protein, producing MTFYPQVLRNRPRLVAGAVIGLVVGLLVPGTARPMIKLLVGWDSGLWAYLALIWTHMGLARHARVREIAQQDDEKASIVLAVVCTATVASIAAIVLELASAKNLGTASTIEHYLLTGVTLIGAWFLIPTIFALHYARLFYGSDSPQPPLAFPEDNPEPDYWDFLYFSFTIAVASQTADIGLRGSSMRRAVLAQALLSFYFNVAVLGLCVNIAAGLLGS from the coding sequence ATGACCTTTTACCCGCAAGTGCTGCGCAACCGTCCGCGTCTGGTCGCGGGCGCCGTGATCGGCCTCGTGGTCGGCCTGCTCGTGCCGGGCACCGCACGGCCCATGATCAAACTGCTCGTGGGCTGGGACAGCGGCCTGTGGGCCTATCTCGCGCTCATCTGGACGCACATGGGTCTCGCCCGTCATGCGCGCGTGCGCGAGATCGCCCAGCAGGACGACGAAAAGGCCAGCATCGTGCTAGCCGTCGTGTGCACGGCGACGGTGGCGAGCATCGCGGCCATCGTGCTCGAACTGGCTTCCGCGAAGAATCTCGGCACGGCGTCCACCATCGAGCACTATCTGCTCACCGGCGTCACGCTCATCGGCGCGTGGTTTCTCATTCCCACCATTTTCGCGCTGCATTACGCGCGGCTCTTCTACGGCTCCGATTCGCCGCAGCCACCGCTCGCGTTTCCCGAAGACAACCCCGAGCCGGACTACTGGGACTTCCTGTACTTCTCGTTCACCATTGCCGTGGCTTCGCAGACCGCCGACATCGGACTGCGCGGCAGCAGCATGCGCCGCGCGGTGCTCGCGCAGGCACTGCTCTCGTTCTACTTCAACGTGGCCGTGCTCGGCCTGTGCGTGAACATCGCGGCGGGCCTGCTCGGCTCGTAA
- a CDS encoding metallophosphoesterase, producing MTSTLVPVVEHHERNRVGRDFVVGDLHGCVDALRFLLREIDFDPTRDRLFSVGDLVDRGTQSEEALALLDKPWFYAVLGNHEDTLCAVAEGRLPRHYWYGIGGAWGATVPEGRLKLYARKLRTLPLARVVGSGAERFNILHAEFFGDDTTLDAGNFDEDARQHLLWGRELAMSMGESHRQAGLSLTYCGHTPMRQIHQIGSQVFIDTGAFGPGGKLTIVQARTAHRWSVTVEAARAEGAAEMALP from the coding sequence ATGACCTCCACCCTTGTCCCTGTCGTCGAACATCACGAACGCAACCGCGTGGGTCGCGACTTTGTCGTGGGCGACCTGCACGGCTGCGTGGACGCGCTGCGCTTCCTGTTGCGCGAAATCGACTTCGACCCGACGCGCGACCGGCTCTTTTCGGTGGGCGATCTGGTGGACCGCGGTACCCAGTCGGAAGAGGCGCTCGCGCTGCTCGACAAGCCCTGGTTCTACGCGGTGCTCGGCAATCACGAGGACACGCTGTGCGCCGTCGCAGAGGGCCGGCTGCCGCGGCATTACTGGTACGGTATTGGCGGCGCCTGGGGCGCCACCGTGCCTGAGGGGCGTCTCAAGCTCTACGCGCGCAAGCTGCGCACCTTGCCGCTCGCGCGCGTGGTGGGCAGCGGCGCGGAGCGTTTCAACATCCTGCATGCGGAGTTCTTCGGCGACGACACCACGCTCGATGCCGGCAATTTCGACGAAGACGCCCGGCAACACCTGTTGTGGGGCCGCGAACTGGCGATGTCGATGGGCGAGTCGCATCGGCAGGCGGGCCTTTCGCTCACGTATTGCGGCCATACGCCGATGCGGCAGATCCATCAGATCGGCTCGCAGGTGTTCATCGATACCGGCGCGTTCGGGCCTGGCGGCAAGCTGACCATCGTGCAGGCGCGCACGGCGCATAGATGGTCGGTGACGGTGGAGGCGGCGCGCGCCGAAGGCGCGGCGGAAATGGCGTTGCCTTGA
- a CDS encoding RES family NAD+ phosphorylase, whose translation MTAPNWQDRWPVASLDWSPAYRVIPTRFPAVNLFDRVASSDDFEALYALEAMTNDRLRTEVGELDLVPREERRFGPGYGPIMAAFTHLNPLGSRFSDGSYGVFYCAKERETAIAETRYHTSLFLAATAEPPMRQQMRLYTVLAQGNVVDLRQHEDAGLDPAVLSPHDYAAGQQLGRAVRTAGAPGIVYPSVRRAGGQCLAALRTTLLRDCHHAAYLEYNWNGKAVDVVFELNQVG comes from the coding sequence GTGACGGCACCGAACTGGCAAGATCGCTGGCCGGTTGCGTCGCTCGACTGGTCGCCCGCGTATCGCGTGATTCCCACGCGCTTTCCCGCAGTGAACCTGTTCGATCGCGTAGCCTCGTCCGACGACTTCGAGGCGCTCTACGCGCTCGAAGCCATGACGAACGACCGCCTGCGCACCGAAGTCGGCGAACTGGACCTCGTGCCGCGCGAGGAGCGTCGCTTCGGCCCCGGCTACGGGCCCATCATGGCGGCGTTCACGCATCTGAACCCGCTCGGCAGCCGGTTCTCCGACGGCAGCTACGGCGTGTTCTATTGCGCAAAAGAGAGGGAAACGGCCATCGCCGAAACGCGCTATCACACGAGCCTGTTTCTGGCCGCCACCGCCGAGCCGCCCATGCGGCAGCAAATGCGGCTCTACACCGTGCTCGCGCAAGGCAACGTTGTGGACCTGCGTCAGCACGAGGACGCGGGACTCGACCCCGCCGTGCTATCGCCACACGACTACGCCGCGGGCCAGCAATTGGGCCGGGCCGTGCGGACGGCGGGCGCGCCGGGCATCGTGTATCCGTCGGTGCGGCGCGCGGGCGGCCAGTGCCTCGCGGCGCTGCGCACCACGCTGCTGCGCGACTGCCATCACGCGGCGTATCTCGAATACAACTGGAACGGCAAAGCCGTGGACGTGGTGTTCGAACTGAACCAGGTGGGCTGA
- a CDS encoding MbcA/ParS/Xre antitoxin family protein, translated as MSRAAHATRSDPPLPRAGTQPTLTEMSAAGLRAFFNIARDWDLSADEQIVLLGSPGRSTFFKWKASPQTARLGRDTLERLSLLLGIYKALQILLPQPAAADAWVKRPNSAPPFGGRRALDRMLAGNVSDLVAVRQYLDAMRGGWA; from the coding sequence ATGTCCAGAGCCGCTCATGCCACGCGTTCGGACCCGCCACTTCCTCGTGCCGGAACGCAACCCACGCTGACGGAAATGTCGGCGGCCGGACTGCGCGCGTTTTTCAACATCGCCCGCGACTGGGATCTTTCGGCCGACGAGCAGATCGTCCTGCTCGGCTCGCCCGGCCGCTCCACCTTCTTCAAGTGGAAGGCTTCGCCGCAAACGGCGCGGCTGGGCCGCGACACGCTGGAACGGCTTTCGCTGCTGCTCGGCATCTACAAGGCGCTGCAGATCCTGCTGCCTCAGCCGGCCGCCGCGGACGCGTGGGTCAAACGCCCCAACAGCGCGCCGCCGTTCGGCGGACGCCGTGCGCTGGACCGCATGCTCGCCGGCAACGTGAGCGACCTCGTCGCCGTGCGGCAATATCTCGACGCAATGCGAGGCGGATGGGCGTGA
- a CDS encoding LysR family transcriptional regulator, translating into MKVLDLDAVRAFVLVADLRSFTRAADALDTTQSAVSLKLKRLERHLGKQLLERTPRVVKLSPEGGAFLAAARDLLSAHERALGSLAVERRKLALGLSEHVADANLPHLLARLNTHDPGLVLELHMGMSAGLLARFDERQLDAVIVRYERDEPPRDDAETLFTEPIVWLGAPDWSPRPDSPLPLALLTAPCSVRAAALRALDTAGVPWAETFIGGGVTAIGAAVAAGLAVSPLARRVAPRGLVDVGTRLGLPALPDSRVTLHSRVRDERSIETLRLIANGLQNGLQGG; encoded by the coding sequence ATGAAAGTTCTCGACCTCGACGCCGTGCGCGCTTTCGTGCTGGTGGCCGACCTGCGCAGCTTCACGCGCGCCGCCGACGCGCTCGACACCACGCAATCCGCCGTGAGTCTCAAGCTCAAGCGGCTAGAGAGGCATCTCGGCAAGCAGTTGCTGGAGCGCACGCCGCGTGTGGTGAAGCTGTCGCCCGAAGGCGGCGCGTTCCTCGCCGCCGCACGCGACCTGCTGTCTGCGCACGAGCGGGCGCTCGGATCGCTCGCCGTAGAGCGCCGCAAGCTCGCGCTGGGCCTTTCCGAACACGTGGCGGATGCCAACCTGCCGCATCTGCTCGCGCGGCTGAACACGCACGACCCGGGGCTCGTGCTGGAACTGCATATGGGCATGTCGGCAGGGCTGCTCGCGCGGTTCGACGAGCGGCAACTGGATGCGGTCATCGTCCGTTACGAACGCGATGAACCGCCGCGCGACGACGCAGAAACGCTGTTCACGGAGCCGATTGTCTGGCTGGGCGCGCCGGACTGGTCGCCGCGACCGGACTCGCCGCTGCCGCTCGCGCTGCTCACGGCGCCGTGCTCGGTGCGGGCCGCGGCGCTGCGCGCGCTGGACACCGCAGGCGTGCCGTGGGCCGAGACCTTCATTGGCGGCGGCGTGACGGCGATCGGCGCGGCCGTGGCGGCAGGGCTCGCCGTCTCGCCGCTAGCGAGGCGGGTGGCACCGCGGGGCCTTGTCGACGTCGGCACGCGGCTGGGTCTGCCCGCCTTACCGGACTCGCGGGTCACGCTGCATTCGCGCGTACGCGACGAGCGGTCGATCGAAACGCTCAGGCTGATCGCGAACGGCCTACAGAATGGATTGCAAGGCGGTTAG
- a CDS encoding tautomerase family protein — translation MPFTRIAIRADKPAPYRKALAQGIQRALVATFNVPEDDIFMSITEHDEGSFFYGKHYLGIERSDDLVLIQLTVTNSRNEAQKKALYAQIVENLANDPGVRREDVFINLVEVLKENWSFGNGIAQYAT, via the coding sequence ATGCCGTTCACCCGCATCGCCATTCGCGCCGACAAGCCGGCGCCGTATCGCAAGGCGCTGGCGCAGGGCATTCAGCGCGCGCTTGTCGCCACCTTCAACGTGCCGGAAGACGACATCTTCATGTCGATCACCGAGCACGACGAAGGCAGCTTTTTCTATGGGAAGCACTACCTCGGCATCGAGCGTAGCGACGACCTTGTGCTGATCCAGCTCACGGTCACGAATTCGCGGAACGAGGCGCAGAAGAAGGCGCTTTACGCGCAGATCGTCGAGAACCTGGCGAACGACCCAGGCGTGCGGCGCGAGGATGTGTTCATCAACCTCGTCGAGGTGCTGAAGGAGAACTGGTCGTTCGGTAACGGGATCGCGCAGTACGCGACGTGA
- a CDS encoding SDR family NAD(P)-dependent oxidoreductase encodes MNIDLSGKTALVSASTAGIGLAIATGLAESGAETIINGRTQESVDRAIETIRKTVPQAKLRPFAGDLGTQAGAEALAKAVPSADILVNNLGVFGPGDIFSTEDSDWERYFQYNVMSGVRLTRQYLKGMVDRGWGRVVFISSESGLNIPPDMLAYGFSKTAQLSIARGIAKTVAGSGVTVNSVLPGPTLSDGLRAMVADTAKKEGKSVEQVANEFVLAHRSSTLIKRVATTEEVANMVVYVCSPQASATTGAALRVDGGVVDTIA; translated from the coding sequence ATGAACATCGATCTTTCCGGCAAGACCGCCCTGGTCAGCGCATCCACCGCGGGCATCGGGCTCGCCATCGCCACCGGGCTCGCCGAATCCGGTGCCGAAACCATCATCAACGGACGCACTCAGGAATCCGTGGATCGCGCCATCGAAACTATCCGCAAGACCGTGCCGCAGGCGAAACTGCGTCCCTTTGCGGGCGACCTCGGCACGCAAGCGGGCGCAGAGGCGCTCGCGAAAGCCGTGCCCTCGGCCGATATCCTCGTCAACAATCTCGGCGTCTTCGGCCCCGGCGACATCTTCAGCACCGAAGACAGCGACTGGGAGCGCTACTTCCAGTACAACGTGATGTCCGGTGTGCGGCTCACGCGCCAGTATCTGAAGGGCATGGTGGATCGTGGCTGGGGACGCGTGGTGTTCATTTCGTCGGAGTCGGGGCTCAACATTCCGCCCGACATGCTGGCCTACGGTTTCAGCAAGACCGCGCAGCTCAGCATTGCGCGCGGCATCGCCAAGACCGTGGCCGGCAGCGGCGTGACGGTGAATTCCGTGCTGCCCGGTCCGACGCTGTCCGACGGACTGCGCGCCATGGTGGCCGATACCGCGAAGAAGGAAGGCAAGAGCGTGGAACAGGTGGCCAACGAGTTCGTGCTCGCGCATCGCAGCAGCACGCTCATCAAGCGCGTGGCCACCACCGAAGAAGTGGCCAACATGGTGGTGTACGTCTGCTCGCCGCAGGCCTCCGCCACGACAGGCGCAGCGTTGCGCGTGGACGGCGGGGTGGTGGATACGATCGCCTGA
- a CDS encoding alkaline phosphatase family protein: MATLSDIRHIVVLMLENRSFDNVLGYLYTDGRDFNGLAHAPGAASAGPDNAPIAPWTAPGSAAAMSLPSPDPGESFVDITQQLYGNAAASGVPPMNGFAANYVKHGGNARDIMHCFSPQDLPALTTLARSYAVSDTWFASAPCQTWPNRFFVHTGTANGYENNDLAGFPFPMQTVFNELQGAGQKWRIYFHDFSQAALLQRLWPYFTNFRAFDEFLEDVDSNDMPAYSFLEPRYFPGLDMPCDMHPPHNVAYGDALVAQVYNAVRNSPNWASTMLVITFDEHGGCYDHVPPPPAIRPEAPRPGQAFEFDRYGVRVPAVIVSPYTKAQTVLRPAGPQPFDHTSIIRTVRACFGLQNPLSAREASAPDLSAALNDSLDVNRAPASLPVTMPASAANDLQAAQNAQPNGLQKLFHQIAEKLDALTKPDVSVEQHLQTAVQQTAAQPPFDPATFPAINAAQAGAYARGVMQALAAGGATPPDGTSGTASTTTTAPGIAPSRPNGAGQQDPYFGGS, from the coding sequence ATGGCAACGCTGTCCGATATCCGGCACATCGTCGTGCTGATGCTCGAAAACCGTTCGTTCGATAACGTGCTGGGCTACCTCTATACCGACGGACGCGACTTCAACGGCCTCGCCCACGCGCCCGGCGCGGCCAGCGCGGGCCCGGACAACGCGCCCATCGCGCCGTGGACAGCCCCAGGCTCCGCCGCCGCAATGTCGCTGCCGTCGCCGGACCCCGGCGAGTCGTTCGTCGACATCACGCAGCAGCTTTACGGCAATGCTGCGGCCAGCGGCGTGCCGCCCATGAACGGCTTCGCCGCGAACTACGTGAAGCACGGCGGCAACGCGCGCGACATCATGCATTGCTTCAGTCCGCAAGACTTGCCGGCGCTCACCACGCTCGCCAGAAGCTACGCGGTCTCCGACACGTGGTTCGCTTCCGCACCGTGCCAGACCTGGCCGAACCGCTTCTTCGTCCATACGGGAACGGCGAACGGCTACGAGAACAACGACCTCGCCGGCTTCCCGTTCCCCATGCAGACCGTCTTCAACGAGTTGCAGGGCGCGGGGCAGAAGTGGCGCATCTACTTTCACGACTTCTCGCAAGCCGCGCTGCTGCAGCGGCTGTGGCCGTACTTCACGAACTTCCGTGCGTTCGACGAGTTCCTGGAAGACGTCGATTCGAACGACATGCCCGCGTACTCGTTTCTGGAGCCGCGCTACTTTCCGGGCCTCGACATGCCGTGCGACATGCATCCGCCGCACAACGTGGCCTACGGCGATGCGCTCGTCGCGCAGGTGTACAACGCGGTGCGCAACTCGCCGAACTGGGCTTCCACGATGCTCGTCATCACCTTCGACGAACACGGCGGCTGCTACGACCACGTGCCGCCGCCTCCCGCGATACGCCCCGAAGCGCCGCGCCCGGGCCAGGCCTTCGAATTCGACCGCTACGGCGTGCGCGTGCCCGCCGTGATCGTGTCGCCATACACGAAGGCGCAGACGGTTCTGCGACCGGCCGGCCCGCAGCCATTCGATCACACGTCGATCATCCGCACCGTGCGCGCGTGCTTCGGCCTGCAGAATCCGCTGTCGGCACGCGAAGCCTCGGCGCCCGACCTGAGCGCCGCGCTGAACGACTCGCTCGACGTGAACCGCGCGCCCGCGTCGCTGCCCGTCACGATGCCGGCCTCCGCGGCGAACGATCTGCAAGCCGCGCAAAACGCGCAGCCGAACGGCCTGCAAAAGCTGTTTCACCAGATCGCGGAAAAGCTCGATGCGCTGACGAAGCCGGACGTTTCCGTCGAGCAGCATCTGCAAACCGCGGTTCAGCAGACGGCGGCGCAACCGCCGTTCGACCCCGCGACGTTCCCCGCGATCAACGCGGCGCAGGCCGGCGCCTACGCGCGAGGCGTGATGCAGGCGCTGGCGGCTGGGGGTGCAACGCCCCCGGACGGCACCAGCGGCACAGCGAGCACGACAACGACGGCGCCGGGCATCGCGCCGTCACGTCCCAACGGCGCGGGGCAACAGGATCCGTACTTCGGCGGTAGTTGA
- a CDS encoding CHAD domain-containing protein yields the protein MARFVEIVLDIAVPAARDWAGQKKDGGRRRAKAPSFVQSFGEALPQLERADGEAVVRIESVCFDSGGALARDGWRVAIEASADAQRATVSHFEPFSPGVMIRSPVFDVPLDVPVPLDPMPRPAGLAAVSFDSAPAAFREALVAAGELKPAATLAFARARWRWPRADDVVIDVTLDADMGPPERAEPCVHELRLAIALPEEPADGPDAAVPSTAWQALFAAARDAVAALPAFVQLTDYTDRTCRQRVGGTLAAVRAGSVDLTGARTQREALAIIGRNIAGHWFGNETGVREAADTEFVHQMRVAQRRLRTAMRLFKGWADEAWTERIEPDLKWLGKLLGNARDRDVFVDSTLPALADADGDASRWAATRAAADVQRLAARAKVQEAMASRRYANLALAWLEWQTALLAREAPPNAARQSLAKHAKKRIRKPYRRLVETPKLTTIDEKARHSVRIEAKRLRYALEFFESIVSRKTRVEVAKTLSRIQSVLGDGNDAAVALGYLDELHVDAYQQGFARGWCEAVKRYTAREGERLLRDLDAPKIVGGDG from the coding sequence ATGGCTCGTTTTGTCGAGATCGTGCTGGATATCGCTGTACCGGCGGCCCGTGACTGGGCCGGTCAAAAGAAGGACGGCGGTCGACGGCGCGCCAAGGCGCCATCGTTCGTGCAATCGTTCGGCGAAGCGCTGCCCCAACTCGAACGGGCCGACGGCGAGGCTGTGGTCCGCATCGAAAGCGTTTGCTTCGACAGCGGCGGCGCGCTGGCGCGCGACGGCTGGCGGGTGGCGATCGAAGCCTCCGCGGACGCGCAGCGCGCCACCGTTTCGCATTTCGAGCCGTTCTCGCCGGGCGTCATGATCCGCTCGCCGGTATTCGACGTACCGCTGGATGTACCTGTACCGCTCGATCCCATGCCGCGCCCCGCCGGTCTCGCAGCCGTTTCTTTCGACAGCGCTCCCGCCGCGTTTCGCGAAGCGCTCGTGGCGGCGGGCGAACTGAAACCCGCTGCGACGCTCGCGTTTGCTCGCGCCCGCTGGAGGTGGCCGCGCGCCGACGACGTTGTGATCGACGTGACGCTCGACGCCGACATGGGGCCGCCGGAGCGCGCCGAGCCGTGCGTCCACGAGCTGCGCCTCGCGATTGCCTTACCGGAGGAGCCCGCGGACGGGCCGGACGCCGCTGTGCCTTCTACCGCGTGGCAGGCGCTCTTCGCAGCCGCGCGCGACGCGGTGGCCGCGCTGCCCGCTTTCGTGCAGTTGACGGATTACACCGACCGCACCTGCCGCCAGCGTGTGGGCGGGACGCTGGCGGCGGTGCGCGCGGGAAGTGTCGATCTGACGGGCGCGCGTACGCAGCGCGAGGCGCTCGCCATCATCGGACGCAATATCGCCGGGCACTGGTTCGGCAACGAGACCGGCGTGCGCGAAGCCGCGGACACCGAATTCGTCCATCAGATGCGCGTGGCGCAACGGCGTCTGCGCACGGCCATGCGTCTCTTCAAGGGTTGGGCCGACGAAGCGTGGACCGAACGCATCGAACCGGACCTGAAGTGGCTTGGCAAACTGCTTGGCAATGCGCGCGATCGCGACGTGTTCGTCGATTCCACGCTGCCGGCGCTGGCCGATGCGGACGGCGACGCCTCGCGCTGGGCAGCCACGCGCGCGGCCGCCGACGTTCAGCGCCTTGCCGCGCGTGCGAAGGTGCAGGAAGCCATGGCGTCGCGGCGCTACGCGAACCTCGCGCTGGCGTGGCTCGAATGGCAGACCGCGCTGCTGGCACGCGAGGCGCCACCCAACGCCGCGCGGCAGTCGCTCGCGAAGCACGCCAAAAAGCGCATCCGCAAGCCGTATCGCCGGCTCGTCGAGACGCCGAAGCTGACCACCATCGACGAGAAGGCGCGCCATAGCGTGCGCATCGAGGCCAAGCGCCTGCGCTACGCGCTGGAGTTCTTCGAGTCCATCGTGTCGCGCAAGACGCGCGTGGAGGTGGCGAAGACGCTCTCGCGCATCCAGAGCGTGCTGGGCGACGGCAACGACGCGGCGGTGGCGCTCGGGTATCTCGACGAGCTGCACGTGGATGCGTATCAGCAGGGCTTCGCGCGCGGCTGGTGCGAGGCGGTCAAGCGTTACACGGCGCGGGAAGGCGAGCGGCTGCTGCGCGACCTCGATGCGCCGAAGATCGTGGGCGGCGACGGATGA
- a CDS encoding TOBE domain-containing protein, translating to MTSRTARPARSSRSSRSGRSLREPLELGGSVWFQTGEHTLGGASRIALLAAIGETGSITGAAKAVGMSYKAAWDAIDAMNNLAGEALVERATGGKGGGGTTLTPRATKLIATFRAVEREHRRFLERAGEAIENFVDDWQLIGRIGMKTSARNQLYGKVSAVTRGAVNDEVELELPGGQTIVAVLTHESTETLGLTPGAQAFALIKASWVMLLVDDGKPVKLSARNQLRGTVSGVKRGAVNSEAALQLDGGPVVTAIVTNESVDALGLHDGVKAIAVFKASSVILGVSD from the coding sequence ATGACTTCGCGTACCGCTCGTCCTGCCCGCTCGTCCCGTTCCTCCCGCTCCGGCCGTTCGTTGCGCGAGCCGCTCGAACTGGGTGGCTCCGTCTGGTTTCAGACCGGCGAGCACACGCTCGGCGGCGCGTCGCGCATCGCGCTGCTCGCGGCGATCGGCGAGACGGGCTCCATCACGGGCGCGGCCAAGGCGGTGGGCATGAGCTACAAGGCGGCGTGGGACGCCATCGACGCCATGAACAACCTCGCGGGCGAGGCACTCGTCGAGCGGGCGACGGGCGGCAAGGGCGGCGGCGGCACGACGCTCACGCCGCGCGCGACGAAGCTGATCGCCACGTTTCGCGCGGTGGAGCGGGAGCACCGGCGGTTTCTCGAACGCGCAGGCGAAGCAATCGAAAATTTTGTAGACGACTGGCAACTCATTGGGAGAATCGGCATGAAGACGAGCGCACGCAACCAGCTGTACGGCAAGGTCTCGGCGGTGACACGCGGAGCCGTGAACGACGAAGTGGAACTCGAACTGCCCGGCGGGCAGACCATCGTGGCTGTGTTGACCCACGAGAGCACCGAAACGCTGGGCCTGACGCCGGGGGCGCAGGCGTTTGCGCTCATCAAGGCGTCGTGGGTGATGCTGCTCGTGGACGACGGCAAGCCCGTCAAGCTCTCGGCGCGTAACCAGCTGCGCGGCACGGTGAGCGGGGTCAAGCGGGGCGCGGTGAACTCGGAGGCCGCGCTTCAGCTTGACGGTGGCCCGGTGGTGACGGCAATCGTCACGAACGAAAGTGTGGATGCGCTCGGGCTTCACGACGGCGTGAAGGCGATTGCGGTCTTCAAGGCGTCGAGTGTGATTCTGGGCGTGAGCGATTGA
- a CDS encoding phosphatase PAP2 family protein — MPELPSHLWYLITSFGGAGLTLPLALAIGLWLAFGYSWRLAAGWLVLLGIAIGIVTVTKIAFLGWGVGIRELDFTGVSGHAMLSTAVYPVAFFLVLLRARPPLRIAGIVAGIAAGAAVGLSRVALEAHSPSEAVTGCFVGALTALAFIRWAWHAQPGRLSVSAVTISLAILAFTLHDVRVPTQRWVTHIALKVSGHERPFVRAKWKAGRYDRAPAAPVSQTSNTLSPQPFEPV; from the coding sequence ATGCCAGAGTTGCCTTCCCACCTGTGGTACCTGATCACCAGCTTCGGCGGAGCCGGCCTGACGCTGCCGCTGGCGCTCGCCATTGGGCTGTGGCTGGCGTTCGGGTACTCGTGGCGCCTCGCGGCGGGCTGGCTCGTGCTGCTCGGCATCGCCATCGGCATCGTGACGGTGACGAAGATTGCCTTTCTCGGCTGGGGCGTCGGCATTCGCGAGCTTGACTTCACCGGCGTGAGCGGGCACGCCATGCTTTCTACTGCCGTCTATCCCGTTGCCTTTTTCCTCGTGCTGTTGCGGGCGCGGCCCCCGCTGCGGATTGCCGGTATTGTGGCCGGCATCGCGGCCGGCGCCGCCGTGGGGCTCTCGCGGGTCGCGCTGGAAGCACATTCGCCGTCCGAAGCCGTGACGGGCTGCTTTGTCGGCGCCCTGACGGCGCTCGCTTTCATCCGATGGGCGTGGCATGCGCAGCCTGGGCGGCTGTCGGTGTCCGCTGTCACGATCAGCCTCGCCATCCTCGCCTTCACGCTACATGACGTGCGCGTGCCCACCCAGCGCTGGGTCACGCACATTGCGCTCAAGGTGTCCGGCCATGAACGGCCGTTCGTGCGAGCCAAATGGAAGGCCGGGCGCTACGACCGGGCGCCGGCCGCGCCGGTCTCGCAAACCAGCAACACGCTTTCGCCCCAGCCTTTCGAACCGGTCTGA
- a CDS encoding PHB depolymerase family esterase, with protein MTKSFTKIWLGGLKRLLAIQSEHIRKTTKRTGLRPARAATPARATTKLAAKPAVKVRKPTTRGTPPARESRVRPRAAAWATGQWTRSFHSAPVPAGRLVNHLSYGLYVPADRPTTQMPLVVMLHGCKQSIDEFAEGSRMNLLADRYGFAVLYPEQSKHAHAHRCWNWYDTSEHTGLAEARAVDSLVESLVEQHGFDRERVYVAGLSAGAGLATLLAAHYPERFAAVALHSGPMFGEAHSGITAMDVMRRGSRHDPVALVDKAVDVSTYPGMPAIILQGDDDPVVAAVNAEQLAVQFLRLNGLVDARGARRDGQLREERRAGVVVRDYLQAGRRVVSVYRIGGLGHAWSGGDDSVPFHSAKGPDASALIWDFFRRQRRVGAAETAERSAATRF; from the coding sequence ATGACCAAAAGCTTCACGAAAATCTGGCTGGGCGGCTTGAAGCGCCTCCTCGCCATCCAGAGCGAACACATTCGCAAGACGACGAAACGCACGGGGCTGCGCCCGGCCCGTGCCGCAACGCCGGCAAGAGCTACGACGAAACTCGCCGCCAAGCCGGCCGTGAAGGTGCGCAAGCCGACCACGCGGGGCACGCCGCCGGCAAGGGAGTCGCGCGTGCGGCCGCGCGCAGCAGCATGGGCGACCGGGCAGTGGACGCGTTCTTTCCATTCGGCACCCGTCCCGGCCGGCCGGCTCGTGAATCATCTGTCCTACGGTCTCTACGTTCCCGCCGACCGCCCGACGACCCAGATGCCCCTCGTCGTGATGCTCCACGGCTGCAAGCAGTCCATCGACGAGTTCGCCGAGGGCTCGCGCATGAACCTTCTGGCCGACCGGTACGGGTTCGCCGTGCTGTACCCGGAGCAATCGAAGCACGCGCATGCCCATCGCTGTTGGAACTGGTACGACACGAGCGAACATACGGGCCTCGCGGAGGCACGCGCCGTCGATTCGCTCGTGGAATCGCTGGTGGAGCAGCACGGCTTCGATCGTGAGCGCGTCTACGTGGCGGGTTTGTCGGCAGGCGCCGGGCTGGCCACGCTGCTCGCGGCGCATTACCCCGAGCGGTTCGCGGCCGTGGCGCTTCATTCGGGGCCCATGTTCGGCGAAGCACATTCCGGCATTACGGCCATGGACGTCATGCGGCGCGGCTCCCGGCACGACCCCGTGGCGCTGGTGGACAAGGCCGTCGACGTGTCCACGTACCCCGGCATGCCGGCCATCATCCTGCAGGGCGACGACGATCCTGTTGTCGCAGCCGTGAACGCAGAGCAACTGGCCGTCCAGTTCTTGCGCCTGAACGGTCTGGTCGACGCACGCGGGGCGCGCCGCGACGGTCAATTGCGCGAGGAGCGTCGGGCGGGCGTGGTGGTGCGCGATTACCTGCAGGCGGGGCGTCGGGTGGTGAGCGTCTACCGGATCGGCGGATTGGGACACGCCTGGAGCGGCGGCGACGACTCGGTGCCGTTCCACTCGGCGAAGGGGCCGGATGCCAGCGCTTTGATCTGGGACTTTTTCCGTCGACAACGCCGGGTGGGCGCGGCGGAGACGGCGGAACGAAGCGCGGCGACGAGATTCTGA